One genomic window of Punica granatum isolate Tunisia-2019 chromosome 1, ASM765513v2, whole genome shotgun sequence includes the following:
- the LOC116215310 gene encoding violaxanthin de-epoxidase, chloroplastic — protein MALSMRSFCFSPDESIGISPIGVRVSIHRMLQRKSSTYVAEMQSRFMIPRQSRLVRFRDRSSASPLSYPRSLSVRRKMKIIFSMQRTRSSIPKVPALFGEVQNVLKGWSQSHAIKLATLVACLFLIIPSADAVDALKTCACLLKECRVELAKCIANPGCAASVACLQTCNNRPDETECQIKCGDLFENSTVDEFNECAVSRKKCVPRKADVGEFPVPDPAIVVKSFNINDFSGKWFISSGLNPTFDTFDCQLHEFHVESGKLIGNLSWRIRTPDGGFFTRSAVQRFVQTPQQPGLLENHDNEYLHYQDDWYILSAKTENKPDDYIFVYYRGRNDAWDGYGGAVVYTRSKVLPESIVPELERAAKSVGRDFGKFIRTDNSCGPEPPLVERLERTVEEGERTIVREVEEIEEEVGKTETTLLQRLMEGFKELQLDEENFLKGLSKEEMELLDQLKMEATEVEKLFGRALPIRKLR, from the exons ATGGCATTATCCATGCGATCTTTCTGTTTTTCCCCTGATGAGAGTATTGGCATATCGCCCATCGGGGTGAGAGTTTCGATACACAGAATGCTTCAAAGGAAAAGCAGCACATATGTAGCAGAAATGCAGTCTAGATTTATGATCCCGAGACAATCCCGACTGGTGAGATTCCGTGACAGGAGTTCTGCTTCCCCATTAAGCTATCCTCGTTCGCTGTCTGTGCggaggaaaatgaaaataatctTTTCAATGCAAAGAACAAGGTCAAGTATACCAAAG GTACCTGCACTTTTTGGAGAAGTACAAAATGTGCTGAAAGGATGGAGCCAATCTCACGCAATTAAGTTAGCTACTTTAGTTGCATGCTTGTTCTTGATAATTCCATCCGCCGACGCTGTTGATGCCCTCAAAACTTGTGCTTGCTTACTCAAGGAGTGCAG GGTGGAACTTGCCAAATGCATTGCAAACCCCGGATGTGCTGCAAGCGTTGCTTGTCTTCAGACATGCAATAACCGTCCTGATGAGACAGAGTGCCAG ATTAAATGCGGAGATCTCTTTGAGAACAGCACTGTGGATGAGTTCAATGAGTGCGCCGTTTCACGAAAGAAGTGCGTTCCTCGGAAAGCTGATGTTGGAGAGTTTCCCGTACCTGATCCTGCAATTGTTGTTAAGAGCTTCAACATCAATGATTTCAGCGGGAAGTGGTTCATTTCTAGTGGGTTGAATCCGACCTTCGACACATTCGATTGCCAATTGCATGAATTTCATGTGGAATCGGGCAAGCTCATTGGAAATTTGTCCTGGAGGATACGAACGCCTGATGGTGGGTTTTTCACTCGATCAGCTGTGCAAAGATTTGTTCAAACTCCGCAACAACCTGGGTTATTAGAAAATCATGATAATGAGTATCTCCATTATCAAGATGACTG GTATATCTTGTCAGCAAAGACAGAGAACAAGCCCGACGATTACATATTTGTTTACTATCGGGGAAGGAATGATGCATGGGATGGATATGGTGGTGCCGTTGTATACACAAGAAGCAAGGTTTTGCCGGAGAGCATAGTTCCTGAGCTTGAAAGGGCTGCAAAGAGTGTGGGGAGAGATTTTGGAAAGTTCATCAGAACAGACAACTCTTGTGGACCTGAGCCTCCTCTGGTGGAGAGGCTTGAGAGGACGGTGGAGGAAGGGGAGAGAACAATCGTGAGGGAGGTGGAAGAGATTGAGGAAGAGGTCGGGAAAACTGAGACGACCCTGCTACAGAGGCTGATGGAAGGGTTTAAGGAGCTCCAACTGGACGAGGAGAACTTCTTGAAAGGGCTTAGTAAGGAAGAGATGGAACTATTGGACCAGTTGAAGATGGAAGCGACCGAGGTCGAAAAGCTGTTTGGCCGAGCACTGCCAATTAGGAAGCTCAGATAG
- the LOC116215302 gene encoding cation/H(+) antiporter 19, with protein MATNETKVCPAAMKATSNGSFQGDSPLDYALPLVILQICLVVVFTRSLAFLLRPLRQPRVIAEIIGGILLGPSALGRSEKFLHTVFPSRSMTVLDTIANIGLLFFLFLVGLELDIRAIRRTGKKALGIALAGISLPFILGIGTSVVLRSTISKGVSQGPFLVFMGVALSITAFPVLARILAELKLLTTDVGRIAMSAAAVNDVAAWILLALAIALSGSNTSPLVSLWVLLCGAGFVIFAVVVLKPALALMARRSPEGEPVKELYICITLSLVLACGFVTDTIGIHALFGAFVVGIIVPKDGPFAGVLIEKIEDIVSGLFLPLYFVSSGLKTNVATISGAQSWGLLVLVIFTACFGKIVGTLLVSLLCKVPFKESLALGFLMNTKGLVELIVLNIGKDRKVLNDQTFAVLVLMALVTTFITTPIVMAVYKPARRGASYKHKTIQRKDLETELRMLLAFHSTRNIPTMINLIESSRGTRRKGRLCVYAMHLMELSERSSAISMVHKARRNGLPFWNKIRDDQDQMVIAFEAYQQLSAVTVRPMTAISALSTIHEDICTSAHQKRTAIILLPFHKHQRLDGTMESLGHAFQFVNQRVLRYAPCSVGIIVDRGLGGTTQVSASDVSYAIVVPFFGGSDDREALAYGVRMAEHPGIMLNVMKFIVTSGTGIVAQRQNSNNDILPDDSLNNDEAIFSELASSKNESIVCEDRVVGSKDDILAALKSMSKCNLFIVGRSPSTAPVLVERARSDCPELGPVGSYLASSDFSTTASVLVIQQYNPAANLHPLVEERDNAEVYDVPDTPVASHSPHTHNMV; from the exons ATGGCCACGAACGAGACGAAAGTATGCCCCGCGGCGATGAAGGCGACCTCGAACGGGTCATTCCAGGGAGACAGCCCCCTCGACTATGCCCTCCCTCTCGTCATCCTCCAGATATGCCTGGTGGTCGTTTTCACGAGGTCGCTTGCCTTCCTCCTCCGGCCCCTCAGGCAGCCCCGAGTGATCGCGGAGATCATT GGAGGAATTCTTTTAGGGCCATCAGCGTTAGGGAGGAGTGAGAAGTTCCTGCACACGGTGTTTCCATCAAGGAGCATGACCGTCCTGGACACCATAGCCAACATAGGGCTGCTCTTCTTCCTGTTCCTAGTGGGCCTCGAGCTTGACATTCGGGCCATCCGTCGGACCGGGAAGAAGGCCCTCGGTATAGCACTCGCAGGGATAAGCCTCCCCTTTATCCTCGGAATTGGGACCTCGGTGGTCCTGCGGTCCACTATCTCCAAGGGGGTCAGCCAGGGTCCCTTCCTCGTCTTCATGGGCGTGGCCCTGTCCATCACTGCGTTCCCCGTCCTCGCACGTATCCTGGCTGAGCTCAAGCTCCTCACCACCGACGTGGGCCGCATCGCCATGTCGGCGGCGGCGGTCAACGATGTGGCTGCATGGATCCTGTTGGCCCTGGCCATCGCCCTGTCTGGCTCCAACACCTCCCCACTCGTCTCTCTTTGGGTCCTCCTCTGCGGGGCCGGGTTCGTTATCTTTGCCGTCGTGGTCCTCAAGCCTGCCCTGGCCCTCATGGCCAGGCGATCTCCTGAAGGTGAGCCGGTCAAAGAGCTCTACATCTGCATCACCCTCTCCCTTGTGCTCGCCTGCGGGTTTGTGACCGACACCATCGGCATCCACGCCCTCTTCGGAGCATTCGTGGTTGGGATTATCGTCCCAAAGGACGGGCCATTTGCAGGGGTCCTCATCGAGAAGATTGAGGACATCGTCTCAGGCCTCTTTCTCCCGCTCTACTTCGTGTCCAGTGGGCTCAAAACCAACGTCGCCACCATCAGCGGGGCCCAGTCCTGGGGACTTCTCGTGCTCGTGATCTTCACCGCCTGTTTCGGGAAGATTGTAGGGACGTTATTGGTTTCTCTGCTCTGCAAAGTGCCCTTCAAGGAGTCACTTGCCCTGGGGTTCCTGATGAACACCAAGGGGCTTGTGGAGCTCATTGTCCTCAACATTGGCAAGGACAGAAAG GTCTTAAATGACCAGACATTTGCAGTCCTAGTCCTCATGGCTCTCGTTACCACCTTCATCACGACCCCCATAGTCATGGCTGTCTATAAGCCGGCTCGTAGAGGGGCGTCCTACAAGCACAAGACGATCCAGCGCAAGGACCTTGAAACTGAGCTGCGCATGCTCTTAGCCTTCCACAGCACCAGGAACATCCCCACCATGATCAACCTGATTGAATCATCCCGTGGGACCCGCAGAAAGGGTCGCCTGTGTGTCTATGCCATGCACCTGATGGAACTGTCGGAGCGGTCCTCAGCTATCTCCATGGTCCacaaggctcggcgaaatggGCTCCCATTCTGGAACAAGATCCGAGATGATCAAGATCAGATGGTCATCGCGTTTGAGGCCTACCAACAGCTGAGTGCAGTCACTGTCCGGCCCATGACCGCCATCTCCGCCCTGAGCACGATTCATGAAGATATCTGCACAAGTGCCCACCAGAAGCGGACTGCCATAATCCTCCTTCCATTCCACAAGCACCAGCGGCTTGATGGGACAATGGAGTCCTTGGGCCATGCATTCCAGTTCGTCAATCAGCGAGTCCTGCGTTATGCCCCTTGTTCAGTTGGGATCATTGTGGATCGTGGCCTTGGCGGGACGACCCAGGTCTCCGCCAGCGATGTCTCATACGCGATTGTTGTCCCGTTCTTTGGTGGTAGTGATGACCGAGAGGCCCTGGCCTATGGTGTTCGCATGGCTGAGCACCCGGGAATAATGCTCAATGTCATGAAGTTCATTGTCACCTCTGGGACTGGGATTGTAGCCCAGAGACAGAACAGCAACAATGACATTCTCCCAGATGACAGCCTCAACAACGACGAGGCCATCTTCTCGGAGCTTGCTTCTAGTAAGAATGAGTCTATCGTATGCGAGGACAGGGTTGTTGGAAGCAAGGACGACATACTTGCTGCCCTCAAGTCAATGAGCAAGTGCAACCTCTTCATAGTTGGGAGGAGCCCCTCAACTGCCCCAGTGCTTGTGGAAAGGGCCCGCAGCGACTGCCCGGAGCTGGGTCCAGTTGGGAGCTACCTGGCCTCGTCAGATTTCTCCACCACCGCCTCAGTCCTTGTCATCCAGCAGTACAACCCCGCTGCCAACCTCCACCCACTGGTGGAGGAACGGGACAACGCAGAGGTCTATGATGTCCCAGACACACCGGTAGCTTCACATTCGCCCCACACCCACAACATGGTTTAA